GATGATGACCAAAGAAGAGTTCGCGATGTTAAGAGATTTTATCTATGGAAAGACGGGGATCTATTTTGCTGAAAACAAGATGTATCTCATGGAAAGCAGGTTGACGAACCGCTTGCAGGATCTTGGCCTGAGCTCATATGAAGATTACTACTATAGCCTGAAATTCGGTGGTGAAAAAGCGAGGAATGAAATAACAAACCTTTTCGATGTTGTGACTACAAACGAAACAAGTTTTTTCAGAAATCCACCGCAGCTGGATGTTTTCAAAATGATGATCCAGAAGGGTTATCGCAACGGGGATATGCCCGGTATCCCGATAAAGATCTGGAGTGCCGCCTGCTCGACCGGTGAAGAGCCATACACGCTTGCCATCATTATCCTTGAGCTTGTTGAATCCTTCAGGAAAAACATACCCTTCATGATATACGGGACGGATATCAGCGCGAAGGTCCTGGAGTCCGCAAAAAAGGCTGTATTTAACCCGTAC
The Syntrophorhabdaceae bacterium genome window above contains:
- a CDS encoding protein-glutamate O-methyltransferase CheR; this translates as MMTKEEFAMLRDFIYGKTGIYFAENKMYLMESRLTNRLQDLGLSSYEDYYYSLKFGGEKARNEITNLFDVVTTNETSFFRNPPQLDVFKMMIQKGYRNGDMPGIPIKIWSAACSTGEEPYTLAIIILELVESFRKNIPFMIYGTDISAKVLESAKKAVFNPYSIRNTDEKIMKKYFTGENNLFTLKEQVKRYVKIDFMNLMEESAYRAYRQMDFIFCRNVLIYFDEKMKKKVIDSLYECLKPKGILIIGHAESLHNISRAFKPLVFPGTIAYQRG